GCGGGCTCGGCGGTGAGGACGCGTTGTTTGTTTCCTTTGCCGTGGACGGTGATGGCCTTGACGCGGCCGGCGTCGTCGAGGTCGCGGAAGTCCCCGATGTTGAGGGTGACCAGCTCGGACAGTCGGCATCCGGTGAGCAGTGCGGTGAGGACGATGGCGAGGTCGCGTTCGCGCCAGGCGTGTGCGTTGTCGTCCTCGCCGGTGGTCAGCGCGGTTATCAGTTTCTCGACCGTGTCCTGGTCGAAGGCCTTCGGTACGGTCTTGGCGACCGTGGGGCGCAGGACCGCATCCATCGGGTTCGCGACGATCAGATCCGAGGTGAACAGGTAGCTGCACAGGGCGTTCCAGGTCGACCAGCAGCGCCGGATCGAGGCGGGGGAGTGCGTGTCGGCGTAAGCCGCGAACGCCGCGCGTATCCGGTCCTTGTCGACCACATTGCAGGCCAGGTCGTGGGCCGGAACGCCGGTGTGGGCGGCGAGTAGTTCGGCGATCGCGGTGAAGTCCTGTCGGTAGGCCTTGAGGGTGGCTTCGGACGGCTTGCCGGTGCTGCGGTAGACGAGGAACTCGTCGAATCGGGCGATGAG
This window of the Rhodococcus pyridinivorans genome carries:
- a CDS encoding tyrosine-type recombinase/integrase, translating into MPNVGSLIARFDEFLVYRSTGKPSEATLKAYRQDFTAIAELLAAHTGVPAHDLACNVVDKDRIRAAFAAYADTHSPASIRRCWSTWNALCSYLFTSDLIVANPMDAVLRPTVAKTVPKAFDQDTVEKLITALTTGEDDNAHAWRERDLAIVLTALLTGCRLSELVTLNIGDFRDLDDAGRVKAITVHGKGNKQRVLTAEPALVDVLTSYLDSRLQRFPGSGKARTSPTASPWRRLRATDPLFLGADGERITAPTIQYRVERAYRRAGINGQRAKGALVHQLRHTFATSLADSDVNVYTLMVLLGHESMTTTQRYTQGAGKETRAASATNPVYRLLDSQRNGQ